Part of the Rhodococcus sp. OK302 genome is shown below.
TTGCCGTCGCTCCGGCTGTCGGCCCTACCCTTTCCGGTGTGATTCTGCGCTCACTGGACTGGCGCTGGATGTTCTGGATCGTATTGCCGATCGGACTCGTCGCGTTTGCCATCGGCTCGGTGTTGGTCAAGAACCTCACGACAACCGGCGCGGCTCCGTTCGACGGCCTGTCAGTTATCTTGTCCGTCTTTGCATTCGGTGGCATCGTCTACGGACTCGGCAGCATCGGACACTCTGCCGAAGGATCGGGTGTGCCGGTGTGGATACCGCTGGTGGTCGGCGTCGTCGCTCTGGTCGTGTTCGTTCTGCGTCAGCTCTCTCGGCAGGAGAGTGGACGCGCACTGCTCGACTTGCGGCCCTTCCTCACTCCCACGTTCAGCATCGGACTCGCCATGTTGGCGATCAGCATGATGGCACTGTTCGGTGCGCTGATCCTGTTGCCCTTGTACCTCCAGAATGTGCGTGGCCTCGACACCTTGAAGACTGGTTTGTTGCTACTTCCCGGTGGTCTGCTCATGGGAGTTCTGGCGCCGTTCGTGGGACGCGTATTCGACCGTGTCGGTCCGCGCCCGTTGGTCATCCCCGGTGTGGTTGTGGTCAGTGGCGCATTGTGGCTGATGACGCTCCTCGATACGGAGACCGCCCTTCCGGTGGTTGTCGGCATCCATTCGATGCTGATGGCAGGTCTCGCCTTGGTCATGACGCCGTTGATGACGTCGTCGCTGGGGTCGGTTCCGTCCGAGTTGTATTCGCACGGCAGCGCGATCTTCAATACCGGGCAGCAACTGGCCGGGGCAGCCGGCACAGCGCTGTTCGTCACGATCATGTCGAACACAGCTGCTTCACA
Proteins encoded:
- a CDS encoding DHA2 family efflux MFS transporter permease subunit; translated protein: MHIEETEAQSDAVHADDLDRGSKLLIGVLVVAAFVMILNETIMGVALPRLMVDLDITASTAQWLTTGFLLTMAVVIPTTGYLFQRFTLRQVFAAAMTLFSVGTFLAAIAPGFELLLVGRVVQAGGTAIMLPLLMTTVLRVVPVHKRGAMMGVISIVIAVAPAVGPTLSGVILRSLDWRWMFWIVLPIGLVAFAIGSVLVKNLTTTGAAPFDGLSVILSVFAFGGIVYGLGSIGHSAEGSGVPVWIPLVVGVVALVVFVLRQLSRQESGRALLDLRPFLTPTFSIGLAMLAISMMALFGALILLPLYLQNVRGLDTLKTGLLLLPGGLLMGVLAPFVGRVFDRVGPRPLVIPGVVVVSGALWLMTLLDTETALPVVVGIHSMLMAGLALVMTPLMTSSLGSVPSELYSHGSAIFNTGQQLAGAAGTALFVTIMSNTAASQLADGASDIAAQQSGIHTAFLWGGVISLLAVAGSVFIKKPAIVG